ATCAGAGGGAGCAAAGTGAAATTCAATACAAACAAGATGGTGCTCACAGCTGGCTCAACCTCGGCCAACGAGACTCTAATGTTCTGCCTTGCTAATCCAGGAGATGCCTTTCTTATCCCTGCACCTTATTATCCAGGGTACGTTTACACTAACGTTTTCAAATTCATTACCGTTGGTTACAAGAAAGGCCACTAAATTTGTTTGTTGGCTTATCATTTAAAGGTTTGATAGAGATCTCAAGTGGCGGACAGGAGTAGAGATTGTTCCGATCCATTGTGTAAGCTCAAATGGGTACAAGATAACAAAGGAAGCATTGGAAGAGGCGTACGAACGAGCTCACAAACTTAACCTAAATGTTAAAGGAGTTCTCATAACGAATCCTTCAAACCCTCTTGGAACTTCCACCACCCGTGAGGAGCTTGATCTTCTTCTCACCTTCACATCCGCCAAGAAAATCCATATGGTGAGCGACGAGATCTACTCGGGGACGGTGTTTGACTCTCCTGAGTTCACCAGCGTTCTAGAAGTGGCCAAGGATAAGAACATGGATTTGGATGAAAAAATTCATGTTGTTTACAGTTTGTCTAAGGATCTAGGCCTCCCTGGATTTCGCGTAGGCTTGATTTACTCAAACAATGAGAACGTGGTGTCAGCGGCGACCAAAATGTCCAGTTTTGGACTTATTTCTTCCCAAACTCAGCATCTGCTAGCCAACTTGCTGTCTGACGAAAGATTCACGACCAAGTACTTGGAGGTGAACAGGAAGAGGCTCAGAGAGAGAAGAGACAGGTTGGTTTCGGGTTTGAAGAAAGCCGGGATCGGTTGTTTGAAGAGCAATGGGGGTTTGTTCTGTTGGGTTGATTTACGACACCTCTTGAAATCCAACACGTTCGAGGCCGAACACT
The DNA window shown above is from Brassica oleracea var. oleracea cultivar TO1000 chromosome C3, BOL, whole genome shotgun sequence and carries:
- the LOC106332625 gene encoding 1-aminocyclopropane-1-carboxylate synthase 11 — translated: MLSSKVINESHGQDSSYFLGWQEYEKNPFHETLNPSGIVQMGLAENQLSFDLIESWLDDHPEVLGLKKNEESVFKHLALFQDYHGLPAFKDAMAKFMEKIRGSKVKFNTNKMVLTAGSTSANETLMFCLANPGDAFLIPAPYYPGFDRDLKWRTGVEIVPIHCVSSNGYKITKEALEEAYERAHKLNLNVKGVLITNPSNPLGTSTTREELDLLLTFTSAKKIHMVSDEIYSGTVFDSPEFTSVLEVAKDKNMDLDEKIHVVYSLSKDLGLPGFRVGLIYSNNENVVSAATKMSSFGLISSQTQHLLANLLSDERFTTKYLEVNRKRLRERRDRLVSGLKKAGIGCLKSNGGLFCWVDLRHLLKSNTFEAEHSLWTKIVCEVGLNISPGSSCHSDEPGWFRVCFANMSDQTLEVAMDRVHGFVEAMVMNTNLGKQKRTMWDSRRRSLINKWVSKLSSVQCESER